A region of Jannaschia sp. W003 DNA encodes the following proteins:
- a CDS encoding formate dehydrogenase subunit gamma, with protein MTRLLAHLLLCAALVLPGIAAAQTVRPPENATNGEVLPVPSPAPGADPSVAPPAPAREAVPAQGLDDILRRQQGLAVDDTARREGAGMSANPATGIENQLGTLGGASDPEMWRALRYGSADVTVSSGDPVGSVLMQDGGMRWLQFRQGPLREYGGWLLLGTLGLLLVFYLLRGRIRVDGGLSGVKILRFRFYERLAHWTMAASFIALSLTGLAVLFGRAVILPTFGPEANAALLVASKWVHNNVAWPFMISLVAVFFLWVWHNIPNMTDVRWVLKGGGFIGKAHPPAKKFNFGQKMVFWAVILFGASISASGLSLLFPFEFPMFAGTFAELNGLGLTEAVGLEPLPTALSPQEEMQYAQLWHAIIGFVFMAIVMAHIYIGTLGMQGAYDAMGTGEVDEAWAEQHHSIWLEKVRRGEAPNPHPELRGGDARHPAE; from the coding sequence ATGACACGCCTGCTCGCCCACCTGCTGCTCTGCGCGGCCCTCGTGCTGCCCGGGATCGCCGCGGCGCAGACCGTGCGGCCCCCCGAGAACGCCACCAACGGCGAGGTCCTCCCCGTGCCCTCGCCGGCGCCCGGCGCCGACCCCTCGGTCGCGCCGCCTGCGCCCGCGCGCGAGGCGGTGCCCGCGCAAGGGCTCGACGACATCCTGCGCCGTCAGCAGGGCCTCGCCGTGGACGACACCGCGCGCCGCGAGGGGGCGGGCATGTCCGCGAACCCTGCCACCGGCATCGAGAACCAGCTCGGCACCTTGGGGGGCGCATCCGACCCCGAGATGTGGCGCGCCCTGCGCTACGGCTCCGCCGATGTGACCGTCTCGTCGGGCGACCCCGTGGGCTCGGTGCTGATGCAGGACGGCGGCATGCGCTGGCTCCAGTTCCGCCAAGGCCCGCTGCGCGAGTACGGCGGCTGGCTGCTGCTCGGCACGCTGGGCCTTCTCTTGGTGTTCTACCTGCTCCGCGGCCGCATCCGGGTCGACGGCGGCCTGTCAGGCGTCAAGATCCTGCGCTTCCGCTTCTACGAGCGCCTCGCCCACTGGACCATGGCGGCCTCGTTCATCGCCCTCTCGCTGACCGGCCTCGCGGTCCTGTTCGGGCGCGCGGTGATCCTGCCCACCTTCGGGCCGGAAGCGAACGCCGCCCTCCTCGTGGCCTCGAAGTGGGTGCACAACAACGTGGCCTGGCCGTTCATGATCAGCCTCGTCGCCGTGTTCTTCCTCTGGGTCTGGCACAACATCCCCAACATGACCGACGTGCGCTGGGTGCTGAAGGGCGGCGGCTTCATCGGCAAGGCGCACCCGCCGGCCAAGAAGTTCAACTTCGGCCAAAAGATGGTGTTCTGGGCGGTGATCCTGTTCGGCGCCTCGATCTCGGCCTCGGGCCTGTCGCTGCTGTTCCCGTTCGAGTTCCCCATGTTCGCCGGCACCTTCGCCGAGCTGAACGGCCTCGGGCTGACCGAGGCGGTCGGGCTCGAGCCCCTGCCCACCGCCCTGAGCCCTCAGGAGGAGATGCAGTACGCCCAGCTCTGGCACGCCATCATCGGCTTCGTGTTCATGGCGATCGTGATGGCGCACATCTACATCGGCACGCTGGGCATGCAGGGCGCGTACGATGCCATGGGCACCGGCGAGGTGGACGAGGCCTGGGCCGAGCAGCACCATTCGATCTGGCTCGAGAAGGTGCGCCGCGGCGAGGCCCCGAACCCGCATCCCGAGCTGCGCGGCGGCGACGCGCGCCACCCCGCCGAGTAG
- a CDS encoding c-type cytochrome — protein sequence MCRLVLALALAAAPAGAADFATLKGHGGPIMDIAVDAEGHVATASFDNTVGLWDGGAPRWLEAHEAAATALAFVPGGLVSGGDDFAVIRWRDGAPEALGRHAGKVADVAVSPDGRTAATASWDGTVALWPLEGEAEATSIPVGTGAGAVAFAEDGTLFAGTQGGDVLRIADGTPRAIARSGFGVNTLVAGPGWLAVGTVDGATRILDPETGETLHDFTLERRPILAMDWSPDTGMLAVGDGDGWIMVVDTSTWKIVRDVRATRQGPVWALAFAPGGATLWAGGLDDVAYGWPVEALDPTPAIDGDRAFLQAASTMPNGERQFVRKCSICHALEPGPSRRAGPTLHGVFGRRAGTVPGYRYSDTLTGSPIVWSAETIDALFDQGPDHYIPGTKMPMQVIGGANDRADLIAFLETATE from the coding sequence GTGTGCCGCCTCGTCCTCGCGCTGGCCCTCGCGGCCGCCCCCGCCGGGGCGGCCGACTTCGCCACGCTCAAGGGCCACGGCGGGCCGATCATGGACATCGCCGTGGACGCGGAAGGCCATGTGGCGACGGCCAGCTTCGACAACACGGTCGGCCTCTGGGACGGCGGTGCGCCGCGGTGGCTGGAGGCGCACGAGGCCGCCGCCACGGCGCTGGCCTTCGTGCCCGGCGGCCTCGTCTCGGGCGGCGACGACTTCGCGGTGATCCGCTGGCGGGACGGGGCGCCCGAGGCGTTGGGCCGCCATGCGGGCAAGGTCGCGGACGTGGCCGTCTCGCCGGACGGGCGGACGGCGGCCACGGCGAGCTGGGACGGCACCGTCGCGCTCTGGCCGTTGGAGGGCGAGGCGGAAGCGACGAGCATCCCCGTGGGCACGGGCGCGGGGGCGGTCGCCTTCGCGGAGGACGGGACGCTCTTCGCGGGCACTCAAGGCGGCGACGTGCTGCGGATCGCGGACGGCACCCCGCGCGCCATCGCGCGGAGCGGCTTCGGCGTGAACACCCTCGTCGCCGGCCCCGGCTGGCTGGCCGTGGGCACCGTGGACGGCGCGACGCGCATCCTAGATCCCGAGACCGGCGAGACCCTCCACGACTTCACGCTAGAGCGGCGGCCGATCCTCGCCATGGACTGGTCGCCCGACACCGGGATGCTGGCCGTGGGCGACGGCGACGGCTGGATCATGGTGGTGGACACCAGCACGTGGAAGATCGTGCGCGACGTGCGCGCGACCCGGCAGGGGCCGGTCTGGGCGCTGGCCTTCGCACCGGGCGGCGCGACGCTCTGGGCAGGCGGGCTCGACGACGTGGCCTACGGCTGGCCCGTCGAGGCGCTGGACCCCACGCCCGCGATCGACGGCGACCGCGCATTCCTGCAGGCGGCCAGCACCATGCCCAACGGCGAGCGTCAGTTCGTGCGGAAGTGCTCGATCTGCCACGCGCTGGAGCCGGGACCGTCGCGCCGCGCCGGCCCCACGCTTCACGGCGTGTTCGGGCGCCGCGCCGGCACGGTGCCGGGCTACCGCTACTCGGACACCCTGACGGGCAGCCCCATCGTCTGGTCGGCCGAGACCATCGACGCCCTGTTCGACCAAGGGCCGGACCACTACATTCCGGGCACCAAGATGCCCATGCAGGTGATCGGCGGCGCGAACGACCGCGCCGACCTGATCGCGTTCCTCGAGACGGCGACGGAGTAG